The following proteins come from a genomic window of Dreissena polymorpha isolate Duluth1 chromosome 1, UMN_Dpol_1.0, whole genome shotgun sequence:
- the LOC127865998 gene encoding tigger transposable element-derived protein 4-like: MANLKEYFDLSVEQSREGPSIQPGGISGSAKRGTKRKLENKSFKAKYEAIIEVEKGLKTKKKIAEEFGIPQNTLSTWIKNKDKIKAKFLTGDLELARKKARTAKFPDIEAALLAWFKNARQQNTPIDGETMRAKARLYAEQLGVSSTEFDCSGGWLERFKNRHGLCMKKISGEANSVDKTNAAYTMWQSRLQTILETYAADDIFNADETAIFYRALPEKTLEFKSIACHGGKRGTEGM; the protein is encoded by the coding sequence ATGGCTAACTTGAAAGAATATTTTGATTTGTCGGTCGAGCAATCCAGAGAAGGACCCAGTATCCAACCTGGGGGGATATCTGGATCGGCCAAGAGGGGGACTAAGCGGAAGCTTGAGAATAAGTCGTTTAAGGCAAAGTACGAGGCCATCATAGAAGTCGAGAAAGGTCTCAAGACCAAGAAGAAGATAGCAGAAGAGTTTGGCATCCCACAAAATACGCTATCAACGTGGATTAAGAATAAGGACAAGATTAAGGCGAAATTCCTGACCGGCGATCTCGAGCTCGCAAGAAAAAAGGCGCGGACAGCAAAATTCCCTGATATAGAAGCGGCCCTACTAGCGTGGTTCAAAAACGCCAGACAGCAGAATACACCTATCGACGGCGAGACCATGAGGGCAAAGGCAAGATTGTATGCTGAGCAACTCGGCGTCTCCAGCACCGAGTTCGACTGTTCCGGCGGCTGGTTAGAGAGATTCAAAAATCGGCACGGCCTGTGTATGAAGAAAATCAGCGGAGAAGCAAACTCTGTAGACAAGACCAATGCAGCGTACACCATGTGGCAGTCCCGGCTACAGACTATCCTAGAGACTTACGCTGCCGACGACATTTTCAACGCCGACGAGACGGCCATTTTCTACAGGGCACTGCCAGAGAAGACTTTAGAGTTTAAGTCAATAGCGTGTCACGGTGGAAAGCGAGGCACTGAAGGCATGTGA